gatcgggttgcgcgctgcagcgatatagcgcttgggttgtaggagcccctccagagtctgcacacccctagtgagcgcagtcgactatttatatggatcgggctgcacgccacagcgatatatggatcgggttacatgccgcagcggttactatatggtacttattgagtgtgagtgctgagtgtgagcgctgattgatgagagttgagtctcgagtgactgagaggctttccCGAGGGGCTATAGACATATATGTACATGACTGATGTTTTGCttgaggggcctgtttatgaacttactgtttttcactcctccttaaagtgagtttttatcgaatatgttgatttaattactgctttcactcatctttagatcgagcctctattgaaaatgttgaacaaatgctttaaacaacttttatttaaacttaagtttttaagttatgaaatgggtataaatttctgtttttgcccgaggggctgtatacgaactatgttttgcccgaggggcctattatgattttcatctcttttattataaatagtattgaacccctactgaaactgttggaaagcattttcaaatgatttttaccaaaagctggattttaaatgagacgattgactcgtattctaATTTGAAAGCCtattgtgcttattgagtttatcataaatgcggattcattgtttcctactgcttaatctttatttactcttattacttactgggttggagtactcacattactccctgcacctcatgtgcagattcaggtattttggaacccggtagcgggtgttgattgctcagacgcggaatcatcagagttagcaaggtggttgcacgatgttcgcagcaccgcttccttcctctcattttcattagtgtacttagtacatttttgactgtttttgttgtattcagaccttggtagatgctcatgactagtgacacctcgatgtcgggcttgtgtaattattccgcatttttcttttaaatgttcattatgagattattggtttataaatggtataaaaacaacttttattggaaaatggttgatttgggatttgtgtcggctggccttgtcttcacgagaggcgccatcacgaccgggtccggctTGGAGTCGTGACACATTTTGCccctttttattattaaataattctattttatcctttaccttacctttttatataataatattacTTCGTACCttactttttctttataatattgcaagtttattcttcatattgttggtgcatgacaTCGTGAAACGACGACAACCAATACAATATATCCTAACATTGTATACATCAAAACAGTACAATACAATGTAGTAATAcaataacaaccatccaaactaGCTGTAAAGAAACCTTCTGCTAATGTAGCttaatatttattttttgaacAAGAATATTCAATAGGTTCCTAACTTAAAGTTAAAACCACAATCTTGATACAAAAACAAGAAAATTATTCTTGTTTACCACCTTAGGTAAGCAATGTCAACAATTGGTTGAAGCTTTAAAGCTCTCCTATAGAAGCTGCAGATTAAAAAATTCTCATTCTTATTTAAATGAAGATAATTCTGTTTGCAGTTGCGATACACACAAATCTAATTATCTGAATGATAGGAGTACACTATATATAAAAGTTCTTTACACTATATGATGAGCATTTATAACTTACATTGTTCACTCAAATACACTCATCATTCAGGAGCAGGCCTAGCAGCATAAAAGGTCGAATTCACACAAAGCAAATACACTTATCCTTACAAATTAAAGTTTGCCAAAAAAACTCAATGGAATTTCCAAGCAGAAGTTATATAGATTGGAGTCCCTTTCCAGCTGACTATGAGAGACCTTCCGTTTATATCCGCAGTGCAAGAATTCCTACATGCAAACTGCTGAATAATCAAGTTAGCCTGATACAAACATGTCTCACTCAGCTTTACTTCTTCCATTCCAAACCTCTTCAAAAATGATCTCCACACATCAAGATTCACACTTCTACACACCCTTTCTTTTCCTTCACTTCCTACTATGTTCCGAATCCCACGTCCATATGTCACTGATTCTAGTGTCATCCTGTGTTGATCATCCCTCTTCATTACATCTTCCAGGCAATCAAAGAATGCACTGTAATAGAATAAAGAGTCTATGAAGCGATTCACGAACATAGGTGAATTCTGATTTGCCTCTACTTCTGAGACTACCATTAATTCTGGCTGCAGCCTTCTTACAACTCTCATTGCAGTTTCTAAACAGTTAGGTTCACAGATCATTGCCCTTAAAAAGAATGCTGCATATATTACTACACCTTCATCAGGTTTTACGTCAAAGTGGTCTTCGGTCAGTTGGTTTCTATCTGGTAAAAACACAATCTTGAAAGACAAGGGAAAGTTCAAGGATTTAGCAAAGCTCTCTAAGGACTTGCCTGTTTCCTCTACTCTTTCTTTATTTACTGATTCAATAACTGTGATTTTCATATGTTCGCTTGGATTATCCTTTCGTTCTGCTGCTGCTTGGATTAAGGATGCCCACTGTACGCCCGTCCTGATGAGGAAATCGACAAGGTGAACTTTTGGTTTTGTTGCTACACTTTCTAGTATTGCTTGAATTCCTGTGAAATGCACCACTTGGGTGAATGGAACTTCTTGATGAAATGCTAGGTGTGAGGCGTCGAATCGTGATGCTATACAGATACTGCCATCTGTTTCCACACTGTGGGTTTTTGGCATTAACCTTCCTGTTTCTCTATCGATCCTCTCTTCAAGCGCTTGTGCAAAATAAAAGACTGCTCTTTGCGCAGGATTACCTGTGTTTGATGCAAGTGGTTGGCATTGACTCAGCATTTTCCTTGCGCGGTCATATTGTTGGTCAGAAACTTTCTCAGCTGCGGCTAGGAGGATTTGAGCAAGTTCTACATCTTGATTATCATCAGGAGAAAGGTTCGAGAGAGCAGAACCATACGGATGGAGAAGATTATTTATGTTAATGAACTTGTTAGAAGAGAActggatgaatctttctccagcTAGCTTCATGATTTGCATCGCTGAGAGCTTCTGGTACGCGTTGGCCCTGTCATTCATATTTCTAATTTTATCTCCTTCAGTATTCTTGCACCTGCTCGGATTGTTCCTCAGCAATTCAAAAGGACCCAAAGATGAAAAATGTGACTTGTCGACATGACTTCCTGTTTGTACTTGTGGAGTGACTGCATACACATTCATTTCTTCTTGTTGTTTATTCATTTCTTGTACTTGTGGATTGACTGCATAGTCTTGATAGAAACCATAGTTGGTACAGAAGTTCTGAATATCCGTGGAATCCTCCATAACTGATAACTGGTTGTAACTCTTTGCAATATCTTCTCTACAGACTATTAGAGAATGATCACTACCTGAGATTTGGTTGGAAGTAAATGATGCAAGATGGGACAAGGGATTGGCCATATCAAAACCGAGAGTAATTTGCAAGCGCTTCCTGATCCGCTATGGTTAGCAGTACAGTAATATTATTGAGTTTTTCTCAAATTCCAATATAGTTACTGCAAATTAAAGCTGTGAAACTGGATGGAATTGGACAGCTTTAAAATTTTGACAGATCAACCGTACATAAACAAAGAGCATATACGGCTAAATTTAATACTTTGACAGATAGTGATGTAAACCTCTAAAAAATTGGCAATATCGATTAATTGCAAAAAGATCATGTAAAAATATGCAGTTGTATACCATGTTAATCTTTGAGTTTAATATGAAGAAGTAACATTGTTGGCTTTCTAGAGATAAAACAAGACATGGCATTAAGGACAATGTGGTTTATGTTGTGATTTATGGCCCTTCTTAAGAAATTCAGCCTACTTACTATAGGACATACTGTACTTTTGTTAGATTGTCATTTTCTGAAATGAGATGGTGACAGATTATGCGAATAACAATTGAAGCAGATAACAATTGCATATAATATAAGACCATCTATACATGAATCTGATACAAGCAAAAGGACATATCACGAAAAAAATAGAAAGACAAGAACCTGGGCACGATATTAACAAGGCCTCCCTCAAAACAATTTTTGAACTGCTCGGATGAATGGCTGATATTTTGGATTTCTGTCTGTCCTTATGGAAGTCATGGTTATCTTTTATATTCTGTTCAGAAGGTTGTAAAGatcttgaacatgataatcttacaTGTAATCGtcatagaaaacatacctgaagtggaATTCATTATCTTGAAGCGGAAGCGTTAATCGGTAAATTGGTTTCTCGCCCCTTGCCCTAGCTTTCGTTACCGTCGCCTTTAGtgatggaagaaagaaaataaaatacggTAACCCTAATGGGTGGAGAGAGGACCAATTTATAGAGGTTCTCACTTAATCTGGTACGACCATCAAGTAACCAATCGGACGGATGAGAtttgataattaattaaatattaattatgggccTTAAACCTATTGGGTCACATACACGTAGAAAAAagagatttttacctatctataccatatatcaaatattattaccaaaaatgttcataatttgttatttacccatgtagtccacacttttactacaaattatataccaatccaaaaataggtAGATTTTGCCATTAAAAAGCCCTAAAATGAAGGCACCAAATCTGATGTGATTCTGTCAAGGATTTTATTCCAATTTTGAAATGAAGGAGATCTCTCTTCCTGATGAAGGCACCAGTTGCGtaattctctccttcctcaacAGAAAGAGATCTCACAAAAAACGCAATCAAATTGTACAATTACTGAAGAGAGACTATATCTGTTCTTCATCTCAAATTGTACAAAATTGCTCTTCGTCGATATCAGTATTCAAATTGTAGAAACTATATCTCTTCTTCGTCTTTTTTCCTATCAACTACACGAAAtcatgtcaaaaatcccaataaTGCTGAAATCGAATGGTAATTGGGATAACTATGGCAGATTTAGAGATTTTGAAGTTGATGCCATTGTGGTAGATGATAATGCAAACTACGGAATTCTCAGTTCTACAATTGCAGAACAATTATCGATTGATACATCGgataaaattatagaaatcaaatacattgtgaaCGAGAATTGTCCTCCAATGGAGATTAGGAATGATATGGGGGTTCGTGCTTACATGGAAaccaaaaaggagaataaaaacttaggttcgtatcctttatgtataagcgtaagagatttcaatatggaattggcaATCAACAATGAAAGCACCAGTGCAGGTATGTTTGATTCGACATTGCAGAGAGTTATGGTGTTACTATGTtatctacaatattactacaattacctacaattaaactacaaagcTCACATAGTACTGAAAAGGATAAAGCAATGTTGCTTTCAAAATTATCTACATAGAAACTACATTTATGAATTTATTGTTTGCAGGTTCGTCTGGATCCCTAAACTTACTTGAATTTCCATCCTCACCAGCTATAGaggaatatcaaagtgaaataataactgaatCTACGCAAACATATATTGAAGAAGGACAAGTTTATCAGGACAAGCAAACAGTAGCTGCTGCAATGAAGAATTATTCAGTGATGCACAAGTTCCAGTTCAGAGTAAAAAGATCTAGTCATAGAAGGTATGTAGTTATTTGTGGATAATATATCAGCAAAATCAGTGTATGATTGAAGATAGGTGGGTTttataaattgtagttaaattgtagtcaATTTGTAGTTAATTGTAGTTTTTTCATAAATTTGTGTAAATATTGTATTTCTTTTGTAGCTACTGGCTTATATGTGTTGCTGAAAGCTGTAAATGGCATTTCAAGGCAACGTCAATTAATGATTCGGCAATGTTCAAGATAAGAAGTTTCAGCCGTCAACACACATGCTGCCTAATGGACGAAACATTCATACAGCGCAAACGTACTGCAGCAGTACTTGGTAGCATGGTCGTTCCAAAGTATTGTGATCCTAAGACTGTTTACACACCAAAGGACATACAAACTGACATGTTATCCGAACATGGACTGAAcctaagctacatgcaagcatggagagcaaaggaaaaagctttacagtttttgagagggaatccgtgtgactcctacaacaaattacccaaatatttttatattcttgagaagaattatcctggtTCTGTTGTTAAATTGAAGAAGGCAGCAGATGATTGCTTCTTATacgcatttgttgctctttgtacaTCAATAAATGGTTGGCAACATTGTAGGCCGGTAGTAGTGGTTGATGGGACATTCTTAAAGTCAGCCTACAGGGGGATTATGCTGACAGCAAGCACCATGGATGCAGCAGGTAAATAATGGAATAATTTTGTACTTATTTTGTAGACAGTCTTTAAAATGCAGTtaaattgtagttatgttgtagttattttgtagttatACAAAAGAATGTAGTTAACATGTCTATATTTCTAAATATATATTGTAGTTGTTATTTAATCATATTTTATGTCTTAAAAATGTAGGTACTATTTTTCCCTTGGCATATGCTGTGGTTGATTCTGAAAACGACGCGTCTTGGAagtggttctttgagcaattcaaggaGGCATATGGTGAAAGACCTTCAATGTGTGTTGTTTCAGATAGGCATGAGAGTATACTGAAGGCAACATCAGTTGTCTATCCGGGATTGGCACACTACTCTTGCATGTGGCATATATGGACAAATAtaaggtcaaaattcaagaagggacatctacaattacatgaattgtactttgctacagcacggtcatacactatggatgaatttaatgaaaggatgttGAAGATTGAAGAGGTAGACCTGCGTGTAAAGTCTTACCTATAtgatattggctatcatagatggtCAAGAGTACATGCAACGGTAAATAGAACTTTTACTATGACGTCAAACATTGCCGAGTCGTTGAATGCTGTAACAAAAGATGCAAGAGAGCTTCCAATATTTGATCTATTTGAGTATATGAGGACTCTTCTTGAACGTTGGACAAAAGAAAAGTTATCGAAGGCAAAGGGTACTTTCACATACCTTGGTCACAAATACAACAAAGAATTGGAAGACAACAGTACATTATCTCAGAAACTAAGGGTAAGATATTTTTTTTGGTGCAGTAGAATCAAAAAAGTACTAGCTGCAGTTTTTCCAGATTGTAGTTAAACTGTAGTCAAATTGTCGGTAATAATAGTTTGTAGATGAGCTGTAATATATTTGTTGCTGATTTGTAGGTAAATTGTTGATAATCCATTTTAATGATtgatgtattattatttctgtttggtcttcaattgtaggtgagggcttcaacagatcatatacatactgtgttagatggtgtgaagcggtacattgtgtgtctagaaaacaagaaatgtagctgtggacaattccaacttgatgaacttCCATGTGCGCATGCTTTGGCAGCATTAAGGCATAGGAATGAAACATACGAAAACTATTGCTCTCCGTATTACACAAGGAAGAGCCTTCTGCTTACCTATGAAATGCCAGTAAATCCTCTTCCTGATGAAGGCAAATGGGAAGTGCCACAACATATTTTGGATGAGGTAGTAAAGCCACCGGCGGGAGATAAAAGGCAGCCAGGGAGACCTCACAAGGAAAGATATAAAACATTTGATGAAATAAAGTCAAAGAAATACAAGGTGTCATGTGGCAATTGTGGAggtgaagggcataacaaaagaaCTTGCAAGAATGCGCCGAAAAAGAAATGAATATCATGTAGTTAGAATAGTTATTCAAAATAAATGTTAGTGAGCTCAAATTATCGGATTTTCTTGTGTAATTGTTTAAGTTTTTGAAGATGAATAAGAAGTATAAACATCAATTTGTGTATCTGCACTATTTATGTTTTTATGTATTCTGTCAAGCATCTAAAGTTGTCTTTTTTTTATAGAATAGTTAAACTTTAATATTTACTGTATACAAAAAAACTGATATTAATAAAGAATGCATTCAACGTAAATTGTATCCAGATTGTAGTGAATATGTAGTTTAACTGTGTTAGAACTGTAGTCCTGTTATTCATATGTAGAGGAGTTGTAGTTAAAATGTAGTTTGACGTAGTTTAAATGtagataaattgaatttttttgatAAACCTTGTTgataaaaaatggctaaattatttatatgattcctgtatttattttatctttctgCTGTGTAATAAATGACAGTTATATACAGATATTACTTGGCACTTGAAGGTATTTATAAAAATAACTTGAAGATTAAAGTCAAATTGTAAGACAAAGTTGTTGCTGTAAAAATGTAATCAGAGTACTCGAGTATAATGTAATCAACAAAAAGTGTTGTAGAAAACCAAAACGACATATTTCCTACATTGTTTTCCAATTCaactaccaaatttcacagaccaaACTAGGAACACAATAGTCTATTTCTTCTTTCGTTGCACTCTAGTCCTCTCGTTTTTTGCCGGAGCACCCTTCCTCCTTGCTAGCCTGCCAGTAACCTCACTCTCACTGATTGACCcatcttcttgcttctttgttGCATAGTCCCACAGTAGAGCTCCATAGCGTCTACGGTGTTGGTCAATATCAGAAAGATCTTCCTTTGGGATTGCCAAATCTCCAAGGCTAACATACTCCGCAAATGCAGccacaaatacaccacaatcgctgCATAAGATGAGAATTTTTCATTATATAAcaaatgattaaaataaaaaaattaaacataTAGAAAGGGAGATTATTTTTTTACACTGAGCCTTCCTTTTGTTGTGGAATCTCAGCAACCATCCATTGTATGTCGAGAGGGTCCGTAACTGGTTTTTCGATGTATGCCTTTGTGCTCTTGAAGTTAATGTCTTTACGTTTACCATAGAAACCAGTGCATGACAAATACAGAGGGATAATGATTGAAAACTTGTCAACCAATGTCTCAACTGTTTTATGACGGTTTGCTCTCACCATGGAATCATAAACATAAAGTTGTCTGTCCTTTATGTCAAAAACTAGCAACAACCAATGGAAGTTCTCTACAAGGTTCACAGGCATGAGCACATAGTCAACAAGATCCCAGGCAACATTAGCAAGAATTCTGTACCCAAGAATATATTCTCCAACATCATCCTCGGGTTTAACAACCGAATACCTTTGTTCCGGTGGAGAACTTATGAACTTGTCATAGATTCTTTCAATCTTTGTCTTGAACAAGCAATCCGTGGTTGTGAACCTAGTATTATTGTTGGGGCCATATTTGCCTCTTTTTCGCAGATAATACATAATAACATCAATGTGCTgccaaaatagaataaacatataCAATAAGGTACGGTGTAACCACACTTGTCTACAAGACAGCTACAGATTAACTTATGAACTTGTCATAGATTCTTTCAATCTTTGTCTTGAACAAGCAATCCGTGGTTGTGAACCTAGTATTATTGTTGGGGCCATATTTGCCTCTTTTTCGCAGATAATACATAATAACATCAATGTGCTgccaaaatagaataaacatataCAATAAGGTACGGTGTAACCACACTTGTCTACAAGACAGCTACAGATTAACTACAATTTGAATTTATTAAAAACTCTAACAGATTGCTGCAAATTAGCTACACTATAACTACAGAAATATAACAGTTAGTCCAAGTTCCTCACAAAATGTAATTTAATTGTAGTTTGTATGAACCATAGTGAACAAGTACTATATGTACAATTGACCCATCAGACTACAAAACAACTACACATTAACTATATTTATGCACTGTCTACATTTATTCACTATACAGAGGAACAAATGAAACATACCACCTAACTTAAGCTCCCAATAATCAGCAAGTTCAACCTACAGTTAATATTAATAGGCACAATCACAAgctctacaatattactacaaggTAACTACAATTGTGGTACACGGAGATTCCAAGTcagtcaaaagtaccaaaattccaGTTTGTACATACAATCATCATCACATATGATACATAAGGTCCATAAAAAGCAAAATTTCACAGCTGAGACATAAATATAGTAACATATATATGTtgtctacaatattactacaattaCACATCATAGCTGAAAAATAAACTACAATTACACTACACAGCTGAAGACAAAACAGATATTGTGAATGATTATGTTCTTTATACTTACTGTGTTATTGATGACTTGTCCGGGGTGAGCAAGGTCATAAAACCAGTCCTTCTTATCAATCTTTTCacaaccaaaatccaaccaaggcttgatttggttatccTTCTTGGAAAAGTAATATTTCCTCCtgtaataacaaaaaaaagatgatcaaatacaaaaaatttaCAAAATGAATTACAATTTTAAAGTATAAAAATGGTGAACAGACAGTGTAAAATGAAGCATTCATACCTCCTAGATACTTTATCACTACGAATGTATAACCAGTTGGTGAACCTTTCTGTCAATTCAGGATCTATATTTTTACCTATGACACTTGTGAAGGGGTGCTTGAGGTAAAAAAATTTAGGTCCAACAGATGTGCTGCCTCCAGAACTATACAAAGATGTGAAAGGTGATCGTGCTGTTTTCCCGGTTGCCTGGTTCTACCGGGATGAACAGGGGTTGATTCTTCTCGTATGGGCTCGCCATACATGACCAACTGTGATAAGTTTTCTGGCAGCTCAAAGTCATCCAATGTCAAACCTTTGTTTTCAATGCCTTCAGGAACAACTTTTTTATCAATGCCTTCAGGAACAACTTCAGTCACAGTCACACCGTGAATTGACGACTGTGGAACTTCACCTTCTGTAGATAAGTGTAGATCTATGTAGATATGAACAGTATTATGGAGTTATAGAGAATATAGAGAATATATTACCTGCTTGTTGTGGCTCAGCCACTTCATCAATTACTGGTTCTTCCTCAATATTTCCTTGTAGATGTTCTGCTGAAACATCAGCTTGAATGAATAATTGGGAATGAGAATTGTAGATATATGTAGGAATATGTAGTTAAggtgtaaattattaaaattttgcatAAAAACCTTATTGTAATGAAGGAATGGTTCTGTACCTGCTTTATATGCCTCAGCTGCTTCTTGGAAGTCAGGATATAAGTCAACATGTGGTTGAAAATGTTCTGGAGAAATTGTAGCTGCAACACATagtaaaaaaatgattagtataatTTAATAATGCTGTCTTGAAATTTGTAGATATGTATGCAGGAATTTTGTAGATACCTGTATTGCTTGTGCTTCCATGCAGTTGATCACCAGCATTGAACTGGAATTGCTGGTTGTTATCTCCTTGATGTTGGTAATTATTTTTTGTTGAACTACCAGCAAACTACAATTTTGGGGAATATTTGAGACTACTTTATTCATATGTCTTAATTAGTCTTAGTACAAAATTATATGTAAATTCTTACCTTTGACTCGTCCAAATCAAACCTCTTGTTTATCACattcataacacccttcaaagaTTGATCTATGAACTCTCGAAGGCTTGAGAGTTCCTCAAAAACATCCTTCCTATAGGCATCTAACTTTACATCAAcctaaaaattaaatatataattagttggtaATCTTATTCTAACTGCTACAGTTACACTACAATTCAACAAACTATAATTGTTATAGATTTATACcacaaattaactacaatgtaTAACATACTATAATTGTTATGTAATGAAGTCAAAATGTAGCAAATTATGTCAATATATTGTAGTTATTCATAATACCTGCACAATCCCCTTTTCCAACTTCATGAGCTTGCTACTGACAGATTCAATGTCCTCTTGACAATCTGTATATTTGGGTTCAAATGATGGAGAAGCAGCAGTTGGAACATGTGATGGTTGAGCACCATGTTCATCTTCATATTGAATCTTGTCTGGCAGATTAAGCACTCCAAGCTCTTCTCCAGATTCAATCATGTTTGTGAACTGAATGATGAAAATAACAGTTAATTCAAGTGACAAAAAAAATGTAGATTCAATGTAGTTATTATGAATGTAATTGTAGCATCATACAAAAGTGGAAAAAAATACCTTGATCCACTCAGGCTTGATCATCTTCTCTTCAATTGCAGTTAACCAAATCTGCCCCTTTGTAGCTGACCATCTTAAAATGCGAGGTATAGATTCAGAACATCTCGTAGCAAGCTCGGTGCTGACGGACGAGCAACACTCATATAGCCACACTTGCAAGGCTAATGAGCATCCCCGTATCAGATAAGAATGTACATGGGGATTAAGACGATGTCGGACAGATTCAATAACCTGCTTGAAGGATTTGATACCCCATGGGTATGACTCAAAATTACCAGACTCTATTAGAAAGAACATAAACTTGTCTATGAAAGTCACATGGTCTTTAtcagaaggacaaacaaaaaattCCAACATATAAAGAATGCACAACTTCACCGCATCCACATCGTTTGCCCATGCTTTATTAGTCActacatttttcaaatgccatttCTCAACCCTTTCTTTGTTCGGAAAATATGTATTCATTAAAGGGCTAACATAGGTGGAAGTGTAACCATAGTCTGAAAACTTATTCACACAATTAAGACCAGTTATCAACCCAAATTCTCtcaaggaaaaattcaatttttcaccCTTAAATAGTACTGAAAAATATGAGTCAGTAGACTTTGTCAATTCATACTTCATCAGAAGATGAAGTGATTGGTTTTGCATACAGATTTTGGGGAGACCTAATAAGTAACCAAAACAAGTTTTTCTGAAAACCCTTAAAGCATTCGGAGAGTAAAGCTTGTATCTGGCTAGGTATGCTAGGATCACACAAACTGTGGAATCTAAGCACACCATAATCAACATTTTGTTGTGCAAAGTAAGGTTCATTCTatagaaaatataaaattaatgaaCATTAGTAGTTTGCATAAAAAGGAAACAGTAATCTACATATAACTACATGacaaatacaaaatataactagAAGAAGAATAGCCTACTCACACCTATAACTACAAAACAATAACAGAAGAATAATGCATGTGTAAACATTATCTACAGGATGTAACAGTTACTTCAAGTATGTCACATAAATGTAGATTAACTGTAGTTAGAATGAAGTTAAATATATGAGCTATACAGGCTACAATACAAAATAACATATCTACAATTTAACCATCAGACTAcacatcaactacaaactaactacatttatacactgtctaagagtcacagttccaattaaactacaaaattgagacaaagaatctacaaaacagttacttcaagtatctcacataaatgtagattaactgtagttagaatgaagttaaatatatgagctatacaggctacaataaaaaatatcatatctacaatttaaccatcagactacacatcaactacaaactaactacatttatacactgtctaagagtcacagttccaattagactacaaaattgagacaaagaatCTACAAAATTAGGACAACACCACATTTTACCAAAATACACTTGAACAATCAAAGAAGAACAATGCACTTGTAAACATTATCTACAGAATGTAACAGTTACTTCA
This genomic stretch from Nicotiana sylvestris chromosome 9, ASM39365v2, whole genome shotgun sequence harbors:
- the LOC104244206 gene encoding DELLA protein RGL1-like, whose translation is MANPLSHLASFTSNQISGSDHSLIVCREDIAKSYNQLSVMEDSTDIQNFCTNYGFYQDYAVNPQVQEMNKQQEEMNVYAVTPQVQTGSHVDKSHFSSLGPFELLRNNPSRCKNTEGDKIRNMNDRANAYQKLSAMQIMKLAGERFIQFSSNKFININNLLHPYGSALSNLSPDDNQDVELAQILLAAAEKVSDQQYDRARKMLSQCQPLASNTGNPAQRAVFYFAQALEERIDRETGRLMPKTHSVETDGSICIASRFDASHLAFHQEVPFTQVVHFTGIQAILESVATKPKVHLVDFLIRTGVQWASLIQAAAERKDNPSEHMKITVIESVNKERVEETGKSLESFAKSLNFPLSFKIVFLPDRNQLTEDHFDVKPDEGVVIYAAFFLRAMICEPNCLETAMRVVRRLQPELMVVSEVEANQNSPMFVNRFIDSLFYYSAFFDCLEDVMKRDDQHRMTLESVTYGRGIRNIVGSEGKERVCRSVNLDVWRSFLKRFGMEEVKLSETCLYQANLIIQQFACRNSCTADINGRSLIVSWKGTPIYITSAWKFH
- the LOC138877992 gene encoding uncharacterized protein, coding for MRSKHLHDVDVGGVDKLVENQLKRKGKELSVDDDFVDDSPKVPSVKKHKNEPYFAQQNVDYGVLRFHSLCDPSIPSQIQALLSECFKGFQKNLFWLLIRSPQNLYAKPITSSSDEGEKLNFSLREFGLITGLNCVNKFSDYGYTSTYVSPLMNTYFPNKERVEKWHLKNVVTNKAWANDVDAVKLCILYMLEFFVCPSDKDHVTFIDKFMFFLIESGNFESYPWGIKSFKQVIESVRHRLNPHVHSYLIRGCSLALQVWLYECCSSVSTELATRCSESIPRILRWSATKGQIWLTAIEEKMIKPEWIKFTNMIESGEELGVLNLPDKIQYEDEHGAQPSHVPTAASPSFEPKYTDCQEDIESVSSKLMKLEKGIVQVDVKLDAYRKDVFEELSSLREFIDQSLKGVMNVINKRFDLDESKFAGSSTKNNYQHQGDNNQQFQFNAGDQLHGSTSNTATISPEHFQPHVDLYPDFQEAAEAYKAAEHLQGNIEEEPVIDEVAEPQQAGGNITFPRRITKSSLGWILVVKRLIRRTGFMTLLTPDKSSITHTLMLLCIICEKEHIDVIMYYLRKRGKYGPNNNTRFTTTDCLFKTKIERIYDKFISSPPEQRYSVVKPEDDVGEYILGYRILANVAWDLVDYVLMPVNLVENFHWLLLVFDIKDRQLYVYDSMVRANRHKTVETLVDKFSIIIPLYLSCTGFYGKRKDINFKSTKAYIEKPVTDPLDIQWMVAEIPQQKEGSVDCGVFVAAFAEYVSLGDLAIPKEDLSDIDQHRRRYGALLWDYATKKQEDGSISESEVTGRLARRKGAPAKNERTRVQRKKK
- the LOC138877991 gene encoding uncharacterized protein yields the protein MRTLLERWTKEKLSKAKGTFTYLGHKYNKELEDNSTLSQKLRVRASTDHIHTVLDGVKRYIVCLENKKCSCGQFQLDELPCAHALAALRHRNETYENYCSPYYTRKSLLLTYEMPVNPLPDEGKWEVPQHILDEVVKPPAGDKRQPGRPHKERYKTFDEIKSKKYKVSCGNCGGEGHNKRTCKNAPKKK